In Lodderomyces elongisporus chromosome 1, complete sequence, a genomic segment contains:
- the DPH4 gene encoding Diphthamide biosynthesis protein 4: MHTTHYELLNIPYNATLDEVKRAYKFKLLTTHPDKLSSPDSNGADIAKIVEAYNTLSDATARASYDLQLHNSSKSAGYNLSGRGLDVYSLDDFRFVDDNTSFYRDCPRCELVDGFILSEQDLENGTSNGDGGFDIIAQCSSCSLWIQITYFESEE, translated from the coding sequence ATGCACACTACACACTATGAACTATTAAATATTCCATATAACGCGACTTTAGATGAAGTGAAACGAGCTTACAAGTTCAAGCTTTTAACCACGCACCCTGATAAATTAAGCTCGCCAGATTCAAATGGTGCAGATATTGCGAAAATCGTGGAAGCTTACAATACCTTGTCGGATGCCACAGCACGAGCATCATATGATCTACAGCTCCACAATTCCAGCAAGTCTGCAGGTTATAATCTCTCTGGACGCGGGTTGGATGTGTACAGCCTTGACGATTTCAGATTTGTTGACGACAACACCAGCTTCTACAGAGACTGTCCTCGGTGTGAGTTAGTTGATGGGTTTATACTTTCTGAACAAGACTTGGAAAACGGCACTTCTAATGGTGATGGCGGATTCGACATCATTGCACAATGTAGCAGTTGTAGTCTATGGATCCAAATTACCTACTTCGAGTCCGAGGAGTAA
- the RPA49 gene encoding DNA-directed RNA polymerase I subunit rpa49 (BUSCO:EOG09262BVA), with amino-acid sequence MTSSSHIKVSAYSEEPVACVGSSFNGLSVPESANFEVYKHKKNGSYLLHGESETLDYEGKSSEENDYLIAVYDPNKKSVELYKSPYISTRVTSKKHKVYKGPAIKSTGLKNVAQRKALGEAFGTKKAKQALTNLEKNRIDADRLQDAEFDIVDTVQEGAAPVKVEEVTGPAPQPNVNATNVEDVYPLDNIIPQKFWNYIRVQSLLIDPKPLDSFPSQPSFVSSLLPRLIKNKDVEKLQLLYYASLLAGVYENRRVSEKQALLTRLQNKPSETLIDGILDQFAVSRSTKVGKSKDKAFFIDPQNEDKLLCYLFIALLHLFNFSVELNPLAKDLKLKPLKLVGLFRALGAIIKSATVAEAEAYGIPKSAAGTYKIATLKVPFKMPEMVRRAKRR; translated from the coding sequence ATGACTTCCTCGTCACATATTAAAGTTTCGGCATACTCTGAAGAGCCAGTGGCTTGTGTTGGCTCCTCTTTCAACGGACTCTCTGTGCCAGAGTCGGCCAATTTCGAAGTTTACAAGCATAAAAAGAATGGCAGTTACCTCCTACATGGCGAAAGTGAAACCTTGGACTATGAGGGAAAGTCCAGTGAAGAAAACGATTATCTAATAGCAGTTTACGACCCAAACAAGAAATCAGTGGAATTATACAAATCCCCATATATCTCAACAAGAGTCACTTCAAAGAAACATAAAGTATACAAGGGACCGGCCATCAAGTCCACTGGATTAAAAAATGTTGCTCAACGTAAGGCTTTGGGTGAGGCGTTTGGTACCAAGAAGGCCAAGCAAGCACTTACAAACTTGGAGAAGAACAGAATCGATGCCGATAGGTTACAAGATGCCGAATTTGACATTGTTGATACAGTACAAGAAGGAGCTGCACCAgttaaagttgaagaagttACAGGACCAGCACCTCAACCAAACGTCAATGCCACAAATGTCGAAGATGTTTACCCACTTGATAATATCATTCCACAAAAGTTTTGGAACTACATTCGTGTGCAGCTGCTATTAATAGATCCAAAACCCCTCGACAGTTTTCCATCCCAACCATCATTTGTGTCATCTTTACTTCCAAGGCtaataaagaacaaagacgTGGAGAAGTTGCAATTGTTATACTACGCTTCTCTTTTGGCTGGTGTTTATGAAAATAGAAGAGTGTCTGAGAAACAAGCACTTTTGACTAGATTACAAAATAAGCCATCAGAGACCTTGATCGATGGAATTTTGGATCAATTTGCCGTATCGCGCTCGACTAAAGTTGGTAAATCCAAGGATAAGGCTTTTTTCATTGATCCACAAAACGAAGATAAATTATTGTGCTATTTGTTTATTGCACTTTTGcatttgttcaatttcaGCGTCGAGCTCAACCCATTGGCAAAAGACCTTAAATTAAAACCATTGAAATTGGTTGGATTGTTTAGAGCATTGGGAGCTATTATCAAGAGTGCTACTGTAGCTGAAGCAGAAGCATACGGCATACCAAAGAGTGCTGCTGGTACTTATAAAATTGCAACATTAAAAGTTCCATTCAAAATGCCAGAGATGGTCAGAAGGGCAAAGAGAAGATAG